The genomic interval gttACTTACGATCAAAGGCTGATATATTGTGTGGATTCTCCGTTTGTGGAACCGGTGGAGGAGCTGGCTGGCAGCCGTAATCAAGAGTACCTGCAAAACAGAGCGAAagaatatttgaatatatactTCATGATCATTTTGACAACATATATAAATGGTACGGTGTTTAAtcccccatatatatatatatatatatatatatatatatatatatatgtatgcgtGTGtgttgtgcgtgtgtgtgtgtgtgtgaaaagATTAGATAGGAGCGAGGGATTACAATTAGGTATCACGCAGGGAAGAAACGTGAGATCGTCATTGTCGTCACGAGTTCGCTTCCAACCAGGTTCGCATTCGCACTTGAAGCCAAGTGGGTAATTTATGTCAGCTGAGCAATTTCCCTTTCCACATTCCACTTCTTCACACAACTCTTCTGCAATTCAAacccaaaaagaacaaaataaagacaaagccaaaagaaaaaaaaaaaaaaaaaaaaaaacactgataTCTGTGTTTCTTGAGTAGTATTTCTGCATGATGGCCTAGCTTTTAGCTAAGATATTCAAAGTTGTATATGCTTTTGGAAGAGATGACAggatatatatattgagtaCCATAAAAATCATCAAGATGAGTATGATTTGAGGCTAGGGAAGACATGGGTAGCACCACCAGAAACATAACAGCTAGAAAAGCCAACATATTGGAGCTGGAAGCCATTTCCTTAATTCACAGGCCACAAGATCGAGAAGATCAGAAATGCACGCACTAGAGGCTTGAATTGATGAGAGATGGTGATCTAGGAATTGATTTTGAGGAGGTTTTAGTACTTGCatttatactatataatatggTAGGTATATAATAAAGATAATAGCACTTGAAGTTTTCTTCAGATATAGAAGCTTCTGCGAGACTTTTAGACCATGTCCATGCAGCGTGCATGGTTGGTCATTTGGAAAGCCTatccaaatgtaaaatttgataaattttatcaaaataggtctatattagattagtcaaaaatataagtgtgaaactttgagctacagtaaatggataggttttttcaaatttgaaaggttAATATTCACtaatcaaatctattttttattcacttttaatctctaaaagtcttttttattcacgtttaatctccaaccgtcttgtaataataatgtaagaatcaaattaaattattaattaacatatgattaatatattgtaaaatataaaaaaaataaaaacatttttattaaaaaagtaatattatattattattttgatgaattcaatagctaattcaatgtggagttatggctaggaaagttttggatttatagaaattatgtacttttcatcaaattttagagataattttgatgaaaccaatgctAATGCTACCTGCTTTGCAATATTCATCTAAATtctacatattaaaatatattctttttccaTCTTATTTTCTATGTTTTATATTCTAGATATGACAGCAAATTATGAACTATTTGCTTTATTATAAAAACCAAAACTTTAAGCTTAAGCTGCTcacaaaggaaaaatatatctatcttaactttaattattatatatacatactattaagagaaaatataatgattaagtttatatatttccATCAGTTTAAGTTTTTGAGATAAATAGTGATATCATATGTTATCAGAGCGGAGATCTTGTGTTCAAATCTGAACTCTTACTCTACCTCAtttaactaaatatttcatatgttaGACTCACTAATTGAGGGGGAGTCTAGCCCACAAGTGAGAGagtattaaaacaaaatataataattaaatatacctatttctatcattttaaatttttaggacAAAATGGTGATTTCACACGGCCTAcatattgtatatatcatgCATAAAAAGTTCAATCTAGTTTCCTGATCTGGAAAAATCATGCATCTTGatcaaataataaatgtttTTATCCCTCcatccacttttctttttggttaccttctctctctcactcataaTGTCAAGTTTATGATCTCCAAGAAGTTTCATTTCGCAATTAGGACTTCATGCAAGGTAGTTTACGCATTCAGCCACAGATCATCTAGAAAGTCATATGCTCAAATATGTACGCCAGAGATTTCGTACGtagcatatatacatatatatatatatatatatatatatatatttcctatcatttttttcaacagtttattaagatcttaaaaaaaaaatacacaactttattaatagtcacttcttaattaaccattaagtaaaaaaaaattaaaataatcgaGCGGTAATTTTGAACGATAACTTTGAGGGGCTCTACTaacattttccatatatatataactatatcttcttttttttccttactgaCACGTGCCTTGGGGAGATCTTCCACACTAGAGCCATTCTGTCCAAATAAACTctctagaaaaattaaaacctagcatttaattaaaaaaaaatctaaagaactaTATCTAATAAactgaaatttttaaaatcaaaattcagtTTTTGTTAAATCCATTCtcaatatatacaaaatatatagcatctattttttccaataaaaaCGACCATTTTGTgtacttaataaaatttaaaagtcgATCGAtgtcacatattatatataattgcttaTTCACCTTAATTAACAGAATTAATAAATCGTTTGTCTTAAAAACTCCttaagaaaactatttatttgtcGCCAACTATTTCctacaaaaatgattattttttattaaaatgagtttattttcgtcacaaatagtcattctcatcataaataatctatcacaaATGCTCGTTTTTCTTCTAATACATAGACCAGCCCGTCaccatatatataacataagtCAATATTCCATTTTAATTTAGAGTACGTACATACGACGTGGAAGACCCAAAAAAGTAAAGAGGTTCTAGATCAAAAGTGCCAAATTCCACCAAATTATGGACTAAAATTACAAGTCAAGATAGACggatatatataagagaaatgcaatgcaaaggaaaaaaaaaaaaaaaagtaataaatgcaCGATTCTCTCATGCATctgactatataatatatatatatatatatatatatataaaataatgtaactACTTTATTTATACCTTCGGAGCCGGGATTGGTTAGGGACGTTGATCCAGTCTAATTAAAGACGTGAAGGAATGGCTCTATTTAGAAgcttcatataatatatatatatatatatatatatatatataattatataatttaaggtCTATTTTATAGTTGAAGGCGTTGAAAGAATGGCTCGGCCTATGATCTTTCCCACCTTAAGCATTATAACAACAACATTAATGTAAAATTGTCCAAGCTGCATATATATGTGATCATCAATTTGAAGGATTCCACTTTATAAATCATACTACCTACATTTAACTAGTCGTCGGACCACGCAATGCACGGGATcgaataatttaaaaaaaaaaaaaaagtaattaagaGGTGAGAAATTAGCCAAAATAGAATAAGATGAATACTCCTTtttcattagaaaaataataacaaaataataaaagagttaAGTGGTCGGAAAGTCAAAAATATTATAGCAACAAGAAATCGATAACTACTATTAgttgaaaagttttatttttttttttaatctcttttttgGAATTATTAGTAATTATAAATGGTTAAAGCTATATAGCCTTTCGTATTCGAACggcctctttttcttctttttctttttttagtctTAATTAGtgtcaataaattaattaagtagatttattacaatattaataatgACAATATAATGaaatgtcctttttttttatttggggtAGAGGCCGGGTTTCGAACTCGACTTCCTTTTTGAAGACCGGAGGTTATGCCAACCAGATCATATGTCTTTGCCAATGAAAtgtctttttaatatattaaggATTGggatatatcaataaaatatatataattgcaaaAAATGAAGGGTGTAAAAAGaaccttttcaaattatttCCTTAAATTAGAGGACTGTCTCTATGCCTTGACCAGATGAAACCTACCTTGTACTTTAATTGAGGTATCCATGATTCATGAACGTCCACATTGGATAATTTCTTGCTGCCTAGCTTAATTGGCCGGAGGAGGACTGGcttctttttttcctaattaatataacttctaatattaaacatatttcAAAGGGATTTTAGAAGTGGAAATACTTCTGCATGCGCGTAGTACTCATCATgtgtacgtgtatatatatatatatatatatatatatatgctctgaAAAAGCACATCCTTTATCATATTGATCTTGAACTCATGTTAATGGTAGCGTGTTACAAGCATACATTCGGATAAGTCAATTAGTTACAAGTGCAAGATATATGGTGTTTCATCATAAGTGCTAACTATGACCACTACGTACCCAAGTCGCAACGTTGGGTACGTACCTTTATCATGTCAGGTTTTATGTTTCAAATAACAAAGAACACGTGTATGccagattttatataataacttaTTAGTTTGTAGTTTTACTTTTATGGATATTGTGACTAAGATGGTTACTCATCTCCACCATTTGTGTCGCATTTGAGTCATTCAACCAATTAATATTCACCGTTGAGTTCAAACAAGGGCATCAACAATTTTATGCTCCGTCTATATGAGTCGATCGATTAGTCACTCTCCTGACAAAAGGTTGTGTGCATGTCTCGTAAGgagctctttttctttttatggttgATATGGCTTGCCCTTGGCAAGTGTCGTGCTTTACTTCATCGAAAGCACTGTGTATTGGTCCACTACACCTCACTTCGTGTAAAGCATATATTGACTAAACTTgagcaaaaatctaaaaatcagATTCTGAATCCGACTCCACTTCAGCtccactccgactccgacaaaacaaagtcggagtcaaatttttttttaacttttcagtCAGATGTGTCGCTTGACCAACTCTGACTCCTATCGGATCCGACTTTATATCCTGACTTCGACTCTGACTTTGCCCTCTGACTCCAACtctgatattgtacatatgttataaaatatgtatttatctatatatttatcatatatactagtatagttatatagttatataactagaacttatttagttaaattcaataatatactagtatgaacTAATTATCATGAAGATCCCTATGGTCACCCTGGAACAAAAAAGGGCATGTCTTCTCAAGGTCTAGCTGGTCCTTAGATACTTGTGCAAGTATCCCCGACATCCCTTCGTTGAAGACCCCTATGAACATCCCCGAATATGAGGGTGAGTCTCCTTGGCGTTCCCTTAAGACTCctctatatatatggatatCCAACCTAATGAGAACGTACGAGTCTGCTCGAGGCTCCAAGCACTAATATTGCAAACAAGTTATAAATAACCTACAACGACACTCATAACATTTAGTATGGTGATAAGATCAAGGGGCATAGGCAGCATTTGTAAACAATTTAAGCCGCTTGGCAAAACACGTTGAGCATGAGGACTGAGGGATGATCATTGAAAGCATGCATATGACCTGTTGTGGGCTGCACaaaaataaagcttttgatgagaGGGGACGAACACAAGGCACAATAAACTGAGAGACAATAAAGGcattaaagaaaggaaaaaagaaagtactACAACATTAAGGGGTTGGCTTCTATATACCTTCTCCTTCAACAATCTCTGTTGTCTCCTTggtttctctcttcttctcccccCTTCGAAAGACTCAGTGTACCGGAAAGATTTCCTCATCTTCCATTTCTCAACATGTTCCCATTGCTTCACATCAGTATCCTCACCAAAtctctttctcaaaatttccaCCCGCATATAACTGGACGCTCTAGTAGTATTGCACCCAGGTGAGAGAAAGGAGACAGAGATCTCAATAAAGGAGAAGAC from Juglans microcarpa x Juglans regia isolate MS1-56 chromosome 4S, Jm3101_v1.0, whole genome shotgun sequence carries:
- the LOC121262272 gene encoding uncharacterized protein LOC121262272, whose translation is MASSSNMLAFLAVMFLVVLPMSSLASNHTHLDDFYEELCEEVECGKGNCSADINYPLGFKCECEPGWKRTRDDNDDLTFLPCVIPNCTLDYGCQPAPPPVPQTENPHNISAFDPCYWAYCGEGTCTKNKTHTHTCECNSGYFNLLNISAFPCYSECTLGSDCSRLGITVQKSTTDDGSGTGQATSFLPGKFHWMAILMASLCMFLWK